From the genome of Leguminivora glycinivorella isolate SPB_JAAS2020 chromosome Z, LegGlyc_1.1, whole genome shotgun sequence, one region includes:
- the LOC125241620 gene encoding innexin inx2: MFDVFGSVKGLLKLDSVCIDNNVFRLHYKATVIILIAFSLLVTSRQYIGDPIDCIVDEIPLSVMDTYCWIYSTFTIPNRLTGTVGHDIAYPGIASHVDGKDEVKYHKYYQWVCFVLFFQAILFYVPRYLWKTWEGGRIKMLVLDLNCPIVEEESKCDRKKLLVDYFHANLHTQNFYAFRFFICEVLNFINVVGQIYFMDFFLDGEFTTYGREVVSFTEMEPEERRDPMARVFPKMTKCTFHKYGPSGTVQKFDGLCVLPLNIVNEKIYVFLWFWFIILSILSGISLIYRAVVVAGPKVRLYLLRARSRLAPQEQVESVSRKLQIGDWFVLYQLGKNIDPLIYKELMVELSEKFDEAKDSVVA, encoded by the coding sequence ATGTTTGACGTTTTCGGCTCCGTCAAGGGCCTTCTCAAGCTCGACTCGGTCTGCATCGACAACAATGTGTTCCGCCTCCACTACAAAGCCACCGTCATCATACTCATCGCCTTCTCTTTGTTGGTCACCTCCCGGCAGTACATCGGCGACCCGATAGATTGCATCGTCGACGAAATACCCCTCTCTGTTATGGACACGTACTGTTGGATCTACTCGACGTTCACGATCCCGAACCGGCTCACGGGCACCGTCGGGCACGACATCGCGTATCCGGGCATCGCGTCGCATGTCGACGGCAAGGACGAAGTTAAATACCACAAGTATTACCAGTGGGTGTGTTTTGTGCTGTTTTTCCAAGCTATCTTGTTCTATGTGCCCCGTTATCTGTGGAAGACATGGGAGGGCGGACGCATAAAGATGCTCGTGCTCGACCTCAACTGCCCTATCGTGGAGGAGGAGAGCAAATGCGACCGCAAGAAGCTTCTAGTCGACTACTTCCACGCGAACCTGCACACGCAAAACTTCTACGCGTTCCGCTTCTTCATATGCGAAGTGTTAAACTTTATCAACGTCGTGGGGCAGATCTACTTCATGGATTTCTTCCTGGACGGCGAGTTCACGACGTACGGCCGCGAGGTGGTGAGTTTCACCGAGATGGAGCCGGAGGAGCGACGGGACCCGATGGCGCGCGTGTTCCCGAAGATGACCAAGTGCACGTTCCACAAGTACGGTCCCTCGGGCACCGTGCAGAAGTTCGACGGGCTGTGCGTGCTGCCGCTGAACATCGTCAACGAGAAGATCTACGTGTTCCTGTGGTTCTGGTTCATCATCCTGTCGATCCTGAGCGGCATCTCGCTGATCTACCGCGCCGTGGTGGTGGCGGGCCCGAAGGTGCGGCTGTACCTGCTGCGCGCTCGCAGCCGCCTCGCGCCGCAGGAGCAGGTAGAATCCGTGTCCCGTAAGCTCCAGATTGGGGATTGGTTCGTCCTTTACCAGCTCGGAAAGAACATCGACCCTCTAATTTACAAAGAACTGATGGTGGAGTTGTCGGAGAAGTTCGATGAAGCGAAAGATTCGGTTGTCGCGTAA